A single genomic interval of Juglans regia cultivar Chandler chromosome 1, Walnut 2.0, whole genome shotgun sequence harbors:
- the LOC108998644 gene encoding MADS-box protein AGL42-like, producing the protein MVRGKIQMKRIENATSRQVTFSKRRSGLLKKAFELSILCEAEIAAIVFSQKGRLYEFSSSDMQKLTERYLNHAKGGEFNNIAVDQYMQQLMRESVSMAKKIELLDVSQRKLLGHGLSLCTCEELEEIESQLERSLCRIRERKAQLLMDQIKHLKEKERLLLEENASLRKKLPVAQEKEIVLNCSQSSQGSDIDVETELFLGLPQMRC; encoded by the exons ATGGTGAGAGGAAAGATTCAGATGAAGCGAATCGAAAACGCGACGAGCCGTCAAGTCACCTTCTCGAAGCGTCGAAGTGGACTGCTAAAGAAAGCCTTCGAGCTCTCCATCCTTTGCGAGGCCGAAATCGCCGCGATCGTCTTTTCCCAGAAAGGCAGGCTCTATGAGTTTTCAAGCTCTGA CATGCAAAAGTTGACAGAACGATATCTTAACCATGCAAAAGGTGGGGAATTCAACAATATTGCAGTGGACCAATATATGCAG CAACTGATGCGTGAAAGTGTAAGCATGGCAAAGAAGATCGAGCTTCTTGATGTTTCTCAAAG GAAGCTTTTGGGACATGGTTTAAGTTTGTGTACTTGTGAGGAACTTGAAGAGATCGAGAGCCAGTTGGAGCGAAGCCTATGCCGCATCAGGGAAAGAAAG GCTCAGTTATTGATGGATCAAATAAAGCATCTAAAGGAAAAG GAGAGACTTTTGCTAGAAGAGAATGCAAGCTTAAGAAAAAAG TTACCAGTTGCTCAAGAGAAAGAGATTGTACTCAACTGCAGCCAAAGTAGCCAGGGTTCGGACATAGATGTGGAGACTGAATTGTTCCTTGGACTGCCTCAAATGCGCTGCTAG
- the LOC108998660 gene encoding uncharacterized protein LOC108998660 codes for MAEIPERKKRRMGDRRGMDTKSPTTSTKWPLIKSKQNLQITRLKDTDLFTVQNFFASAESKAFIKAAESIGFVHQGSLGPTKGEAYRDNDRISVKDPVLAETIWKSGLHKLFSDIKIRGKVAVGLNSNIRFYRYKVGQRFGRHIDESVDLGEGKRTHYTLLIYLSGGFKLKAKNDTSSPKDSSSEPLVGGETVFYGSRNAVVAEVAPTEGMALLHIHGDKCMLHEGRNVTKGVKYVVRSDVVFA; via the exons ATGGCAGAGATaccagaaagaaagaaaagaagaatgggAGACAGGAGAGGAATGGATACCAAGAGCCCGACTACATCAACAAAGTGGCCGCTCattaaatccaaacaaaatctGCAGATTACTCGCCTCAAAGATACGGATCTTTTTACT GTGCAAAATTTCTTCGCATCTGCTGAATCGAAGGCATTTATTAAAGCTGCAGAGTCTATTGGATTTGTCCACCAAGGGAGTCTTGGTCCAACAAAAGGTGAAGCTTATAGAGATAATGATCGAATCTCTGTGAAAGATCCTGTTCTTGCAGAAACCATATGGAAGTCTGGACTACACAAACTGTTTTCTGACATTAAAATTCGAGGAAAGGTTGCTGTTGGCTTGAATTCAAATATTAGGTTCTACAG GTACAAGGTTGGTCAGCGCTTCGGACGACATATTGATGAAAGTGTTGATCTTGGAGAGGGAAAGCGCACCCATTATACCTTGTTAATATATTTAAGTGGTGGTTTTAAACTTAAAGCAAAAAATGACACGAGTAGCCCCAAGGATTCTTCTTCAGAGCCTCTAGTTGGAGGAGAGACTGTCTTCTATGGTTCAAGGAACGCAGTTGTGGCTGAG GTGGCTCCTACTGAAGGGATGGCTCTCCTACACATTCATGGGGATAAGTGTATGCTGCATGAAGGGCGTAATGTAACTAAGGGTGTTAAGTATGTTGTCCGCTCGGATGTAGTCTTTGCCTGA